One segment of Kogia breviceps isolate mKogBre1 chromosome 14, mKogBre1 haplotype 1, whole genome shotgun sequence DNA contains the following:
- the LYRM1 gene encoding LYR motif-containing protein 1, which produces MTTATRQEVLGLYRRIFRLVRKWQAASGQMEDTIKEKQYILNEARTLFQKNKNLTDTNLIKQCIDECTARIEIGLHYQIPYPRPIHLPPMGLTPLRGRGLRSQEKLRKFSKPIYLKSHDEVS; this is translated from the exons ATGACAACGGCAACACGACAAGAAGTTCTTGGCCTCTACCGCAGAATTTTCAGGCTTGTGAGGAAATGGCAGGCTGCATCAGGGCAGATGGAAGACACCATTAAAGAAAAACAGTACATATTAAATGAAGCTAGAACActgtttcagaaaaacaaaaat cTTACAGACACAAACCTGATTAAACAGTGTATAGATGAGTGCACAGCCAGGATTGAAATTGGACTACATTACCAGATTCCTTATCCAAGGCCA attCATCTACCTCCTATGGGCCTTACCCCACTACGAGGCCGGGGACTTCGAAGCCAggagaaattgaggaaatttTCCAAACCAATATATCTCAAGTCTCATGATGAGGTTTCCTAA